A single genomic interval of Spinacia oleracea cultivar Varoflay chromosome 6, BTI_SOV_V1, whole genome shotgun sequence harbors:
- the LOC110781752 gene encoding SNF2 domain-containing protein CLASSY 4, with the protein MENLPVGKRTRSQRARMLTEQNKKARLSAKREWRKKKKKKEGVSEGGSGKKDGILRGLKDDDDDDGNAAMVIDKEEFIKFSELEEKSEIEEMGIVKKEAFDLSELGKVSEIQKLGFVKGETFDLSELVKETEIEEMGIIKEEVFDFVHQQNGLNGDESDDSLQILGERWNPLGLNDDNDDDDDDDANDDGCNHPLVVEISSDEDGDERKVDEVKNGGKSEEKEEDAVISEESSSSSSSEEDDDKDFMGEESESSDDSDQSSSSSSSSDCSVQEVDETKLHYSDNVDDNVDDDEEVVGEEDVVISEKYDDHKSKHIENRERIEVESGEKRKRGRPRKNTNTFVLESQSPSNNRVKKSSKDNELQNTILNTILQVGNDGLDEILCNANKSYLPLKFEYGVTKIVEVEKEEEELEVDSLFKELEFSYQACKIGANDIPMYDNDGDNEDDPTNEAISQKDLCAKGKHYLILDDEIGVICKFCSHVYLEIKHVTPDFNKNLFGRGNRREYDRFLYEDKISCNGFQFPDSSYDRRGDYDYPNPLEDVQGTVWDLVPGVKATLYPHQRDGFEFIWKNIAGSIKIDELGNPSSYGLGGCIICHAPGTGKTRLAIVFLQSFMKQYKMANPVIVAPCSMLRTWEEEFKTWNVDIPFFSLNDHDLSGKEDPKILNYAGDTKDKKTIRSIKLLTWASGKGVLGISYSLLQRLAGEQEGADEKVREILIRKPGILVLDEGHTPRNEKSNIWKVLSQLSTKRRVILSGTPFQNNFEELHNIISLVREEAEGPVLSGYYEQDDRRIAQLRKRIKPFVHVHKGEILRQTLKGLFHSLIILKPSSLQKLCFDHLARVRLSCFSFDNFVSLTSVHPSIFCNKNVRNPSFIDDEFKDLLKKHKMDLDAGVKTRFLVELIEMSKGERVLVFGQYIPPLIFIGNLLKIVFGWTMGSELLYMHGQQDLKERQSMIKVFNDPRSEARVLLASTKACCEGIHLVGASRVVLLDVVWNPSVERQAISRAYRLGQKKDVFVYHLITSGTLEEDKYQRQASKERLGELMFASSEEERMEKKSTKRSRISEDRVLEEMLHNEKMKDLFVRIIYHPKNDDFI; encoded by the exons atggagaATTTACCAGTAGGGAAGAGAACAAGGAGTCAAAGAGCAAGAATGTTGACTGAACAGAACAAAAAAGCGCGTTTGTCTGCAAAGAGAGagtggaggaagaagaagaagaagaaggaaggagTTTCCGAAGGCGGCAGCGGAAAGAAAGATGGGATTTTGAGGGGGTTAAAggatgatgatgacgatgatggtAATGCAGCTATGGTTATTGACAAAGAAGAATTTATTAAATTTAGTGAATTAGAGGAGAAATCAGAAATTGAGGAAATGGGTATTGTAAAAAAAGAAGCTTTTGATTTGAGTGAATTGGGAAAAGTATCAGAAATTCAGAAACTGGGTTTTGTAAAAGGGGAAACTTTTGATTTGAGTGAACTGGTCAAAGAAACAGAAATTGAGGAAATGGGTATTATTAAAGAggaagtttttgattttgttcatCAACAAAATGGACTGAATGGGGATGAGAGTGATGATTCGTTGCAGATTTTAGGAGAGAGATGGAATCCTCTTGGGTTGAATGATgacaatgatgatgatgatgatgatgatgcaaaTGATGATGGATGTAATCATCCTTTGGTTGTGGAGATAAGTTCGGATGAGGATGGTGATGAAAGGAAGGTTGATGAAGTCAAAAATGGTGGGAAATCtgaggaaaaagaagaagatgCTGTGATTTCTGAAGAATCTTCAAGTAGTAGTAGTTCTGAGGAAGATGATGATAAGGATTTTATGGGTGAGGAGAGTGAATCCTCTGATGATTCTGATCAAAGTTCAAGTTCGAGTTCGAGTTCAGATTGTTCTGTTCAAGAAGTTGATGAAACGAAATTGCATTATTCTGATAATGTTGATGAtaatgttgatgatgatgaagaagtTGTAGGTGAAGAAGATGTTGTTATCAGTGAGAAATACGATGATCATAAATCGAAACACATCGAAAATAGAGAGAGAATTGAGGTTGAGAGTGgagaaaagaggaaaagagggAGGCCAAGAAAGAATACCAACACATTCGTGTTAGAATCTCAATCACCTTCTAATAATCGAGTTAAGAAGTCATCAAAGGATAATGAACTACAAAACACTATCCTTaatactattttgcaggttggaAATGATGGATTAGATGAGATTTTGTGTAATGCAAATAAGAGTTATCTTCCATTGAAGTTTGAGTATGGAGTAACAAAGATAGTTGAGGTggaaaaggaagaagaagagttaGAAGTTGATAGTCTTTTCAAGGAGCTTGAGTTTTCTTACCAAGCTTGCAAAATTGGTGCTAATGATATTCCTATG TATGATAATGACGGTGATAATGAAGATGATCCTACCAATGAAGCCATTTCACAAAAGGACCTTTGCGCGAAAGGGAAGCATTATCTCATTCTAGATGACGAAATTGGAGTAATTTGCAAATTCTGCTCACATGTATACCTGGAGATAAAACATGTTACACCAGATTTT AACAAGAACCTTTTTGGAAGAGGAAACAGAAGAGAATATGACAGGTTCCTATATGAAGATAAAATATCATGTAACGGATTTCAGTTTCCCGATTCTAGCTATGATCGCCGAGGTGATTATGATTATCCTAACCCGTTAGAAGATGTTCAAGGTACGGTGTGGGACCTCGTTCCTGGTGTTAAGGCTACCTTATACCCTCACCAACGCGACGGGTTTGAGTTCATATGGAAGAACATAGCAGGAAGTAtcaaaattgatgaacttggtaaCCCTAGCTCATACGGTTTAGGTGGGTGTATCATCTGCCATGCTCCTGGAACCGGGAAAACCCGTTTAGCAATTGTTTTCCTACAATCTTTCATGAAGCAATACAAAATGGCAAACCCTGTAATTGTCGCGCCATGTAGCATGCTTCGAACATGGGAAGAAGAGTTCAAAACATGGAATGTTGACATACCTTTCTTCAGCTTAAATGATCACGATCTTTCCGGGAAAGAAGACCCAAAGATCCTTAACTATGCAGGGGATACAAAAGATAAGAAGACAATCCGTTCTATTAAGCTGTTAACTTGGGCTTCGGGGAAGGGCGTTTTGGGGATTAGCTATTCGCTTCTACAAAGACTTGCTGGTGAACAGGAGGGTGCAGATGAGAAAGTCAGGGAAATTCTGATCAGAAAACCCGGCATTTTAGTGTTAGACGAAGGTCATACACCGAGGAATGAAAAGAGTAACATATGGAAAGTGTTGTCTCAGTTATCAACAAAGAGAAGAGTGATTTTATCAGGAACCCCGTTTCAGAATAACTTTGAAGAACTCCATAACATAATATCCTTAGTTAGGGAAGAAGCTGAAGGTCCGGTTTTATCAGGTTATTATGAACAAGATGATAGGAGAATTGCACAGTTGAGGAAAAGGATTAAACCCTTTGTTCATGTTCATAAAGGTGAGATTTTAAGACAGACTCTCAAAGGACTATTTCATTCACTGATTATCTTAAAACCATCTAGTTTACAGAAGCTGTGTTTTGATCATTTGGCAAGGGTAAGATTAAGCTGTTTCTCATTTGATAATTTCGTCTCTTTAACATCAGTTCATCCTTCAATCTTTTGTAACAAAAATGTCAGAAACCCTAGTTTTATTGATGATGAATTCAAGGATTTGCTAAAGAAGCACAAGATGGACCTTGATGCAGGGGTGAAAACCCGGTTCTTAGTAGAACTCATTGAGATGAGTAAAGGTGAAAGAGTTCTTGTGTTTGGACAATACATACCTCCTTTGATCTTCATAGGAAATTTACTAAAAATAGTTTTTGGTTGGACTATGGGAAGTGAATTGCTTTATATGCACGGGCAACAAGATTTGAAGGAGAGGCAATCAATGataaaggtttttaatgatCCTAGAAGTGAAGCTAGGGTTCTTTTGGCTTCGACGAAGGCGTGTTGTGAAGGTATCCACCTCGTGGGTGCCTCGAGGGTAGTTTTGCTTGACGTTGTTTGGAATCCTTCAGTTGAAAGGCAAGCTATAAGCCGAGCTTATAGGCTCGGACAAAAAAAAGATGTTTTTGTTTATCATTTGATTACTTCGGGTACTCTTGAAGAAGATAAGTATCAGAGACAGGCAAGTAAGGAACGTTTAGGGGAGTTAATGTTTGCTTCTTCGGAGGAGGAAAGAATGGAAAAGAAGAGTACTAAGAGGTCAAGGATTTCAGAGGATCGTGTGCTTGAAGAAATGTTACATAATGAAAAAATGAAGGATTTGTTTGTGAGAATTATCTATCACCCGAAAAATGATGATTTTATCTGA
- the LOC110781753 gene encoding uncharacterized protein: MDSAALPKDLAFHLYQRLRLSHTSTKIRRTLILYLLIILLSLSSLYLLTSRSIDFIWVFAFFAVLVVSLTLAQPRIFTTQFQPFQVSVTNQTLNSSNQVVWSIGSNPNWEKSLNSGFSVKGFSNGDVYEGEFHKGKCSGSGVYHYYLCGKFEGDWVDGKYDGHGVETWAKGSRYRGQYRNGLRHGVGIYRFYTGDVYQGEWSNGQSHGYGVYASRDGSKYVGEFKWGVKHGFGFYQYRNGDVYAGEYFADKMHGFGVYKFGNGHQYEGSWHEGRRHGFGVYTFRKWEAQSGYWQNGVLVKASSQTQLPNSPVSASPCKVSIAIQKARQASEKAYKVKTVDNRVNKVVAAANRAANAARVAAVKAVQTRMHEGINTKALLQSV; the protein is encoded by the exons ATGGATTCAGCAGCACTCCCTAAAGATTTGGCCTTTCATCTTTATCAAAGATTAAGATTAAGCCATACCTCCACCAAGATCAGAAGAACCCTAATTCTGTATCTTCTTATCatcctactttctctctcttctctttacTTGTTGACCTCAAGGTCAATCGATTTCATCTGGGTATTTGCTTTTTTTGCTGTTCTTGTTGTATCTCTAACTTTAGCTCAACCCAGAATTTTCACCACCCAATTTCAACCATTTCAGGTTTCTGTAACaaatcaaaccctaaattcTTCAAATCAAGTTGTTTGGTCAATTGGGTCAAATCCCAATTGGGAAAAGAGCCTGAATTCAGGGTTTAGTGTAAAGGGCTTTAGCAATGGGGATGTTTATGAGGGTGAATTTCACAAGGGGAAATGTTCAGGAAGTGGGGTTTATCACTATTACTTGTGTGGGAAGTTTGAGGGTGATTGGGTTGATGGGAAGTATGATGGGCATGGTGTTGAAACATGGGCAAAAGGGAGTAGATATAGAGGTCAATATAGGAATGGATTGAGACATGGGGTTGGGATTTATAGATTTTATACTGGTGATGTTTATCAAGGGGAGTGGTCTAATGGCCAATCCCATGGTTATGGAGTTTATGCTTCTAGAGATGGTAGCAAGTATGTTGGTGAGTTCAAGTGGGGAGTTAAGCATGGATTTGGTTTTTACCAATATag AAACGGAGATGTGTATGCTGGTGAATACTTTGCTGATAAGATGCATGGTTTTGGAGTTTACAAATTTGGCAATGGACATCAATACGAGGGATCCTGGCACGAGGGTAGAAGGCACGGGTTTGGTGTTTACACTTTCAGAAAATGGGAAGCTCAATCTGGTTACTGGCAAAACGGGGTGCTTGTCAAAGCTAGCAGTCAAACTCAACTGCCGAATTCTCCCGTTTCAGCTTCTCCTTGCAAAGTTTCTATTGCTATCCAG AAAGCAAGGCAAGCATCTGAGAAAGCATACAAGGTGAAAACAGTAGATAACAGGGTTAACAAAGTCGTAGCAGCTGCTAATAGAGCAGCTAATGCAGCACGAGTAGCAGCTGTAAAAGCTGTTCAGACGAGAATGCACGAAGGAATCAACACTAAAGCATTGCTTCAAAGTGTCTGA
- the LOC110780498 gene encoding pentatricopeptide repeat-containing protein At2g15630, mitochondrial has product MKLHQLRRQSNFSSLSSAVTNTCKPPQPPPSPPPPLTQNQLQTSILNSQWHFVEHLAHTLTPAVISTTFFNLRSKPTVVSKFLDQINPTHLDADSNSLALVIVSLLPSPKSAVQLAKRIINSRLVTSSDFFTKLGKSREKLNVEISICYDYWIRGLCQLKKAEEAFKCFKMMKDLGVLPKVETCNDMLSLFLRFNYTQMAWVLYAEMFKLKISSNTHTFNIMINVLCKEGKLKKAMEFVECMEIAGFKPNVATYNTLINGYCSRGKIENARKILCEMKVRGIYPDSYTYGTIINGLCKEGRVDESVRFFDKMVDSGLVPTAVNFNALIDGYCNKGDLEKAFGYRDEMVKKGVAPTLPTYNMLIHCLLMEGKDDTAYQLIKEMEEKGIKKDDVTYNILINAYCQSGNVKKAFELLDEMLVEEIQPTRVTYSSLIYVLSKSKRMKEATDLFEKVTRKGLTPDLVMFNTLINGHCVNGKMEKALLVLSEMDRRKVNPDVVTYNTLMQGLCRVGKVEEARKLVDEMKGRGISPDHVSFNTLISGYSKRGDMKDAFKVRDEMLDIGFNPTLLTYNALIRGLCKNKEGALAQELLKEMVGRGITPNDSTYFYLVDSIGDVENFLENSRPQQVKIQFCKNQVKGLGPYS; this is encoded by the coding sequence ATGAAGCTCCACCAGCTCCGTCGCCAATCCAACTTCTCATCTCTATCCTCCGCCGTTACAAACACCTGTAAACCACCTCAACCTCCCCCCTCACCACCCCCTCCACTAACCCAAAACCAATTACAAACTTCAATCTTAAATTCTCAGTGGCATTTCGTCGAACACCTTGCGCACACTCTCACCCCCGCCGTAATTTCCACCACCTTCTTTAATCTCCGATCAAAACCCACTGTCGTTTCCAAATTTCTCGACCAAATCAACCCTACCCACCTTGATGCTGACTCTAATTCCCTTGCCCTTGTCATAGTCTCGCTCCTCCCATCACCAAAGTCCGCTGTGCAGCTTGCAAAGCGTATAATTAACAGCAGGTTAGTAACTAGCTCCGATTTTTTTACCAAATTGGGGAAATCCCGTGAAAAATTGAATGTTGAAATTAGCATTTGTTATGATTATTGGATTAGGGGTTTGTGTCAATTGAAAAAAGCCGAAGAAGCTTTTAAATGTTTTAAGAtgatgaaggatttgggtgttTTGCCTAAAGTTGAAACCTGTAATGACATGTTGAGTTTGTTTCTTAGATTCAATTATACTCAAATGGCTTGGGTTTTGTATGCTGAGATGTTTAAATTGAAGATTAGTTCTAATACTCATACCTTCAATATCATGATTAATGTGCTTTGTAAGGAAGGGAAGTTGAAAAAGGCTATGGAATTTGTGGAGTGTATGGAGATTGCCGGATTTAAGCCGAATGTTGCGACTTATAATACCTTGATTAATGGGTATTGTTCGAGGGGTAAAATCGAAAATGCTAGGAAGATTTTGTGTGAGATGAAGGTTAGGGGGATTTATCCGGATTCATACACATATGGTACAATCATAAATGGCCTGTGTAAAGAAGGGAGGGTTGATGAATCTGTTAGATTCTTTGATAAAATGGTGGATAGTGGGTTGGTGCCAACTGCTGTGAATTTCAATGCTTTGATTGATGGGTATTGTAATAAAGGGGATTTAGAGAAGGCGTTCGGTTACAGAGATGAGATGGTTAAGAAGGGTGTGGCACCAACTTTGCCAACTTATAATATGTTGATACATTGTTTGTTAATGGAAGGGAAGGATGATACTGCATATCAATTGATAAAGGAGATGGAAGAGAAAGGTATCAAGAAAGATGATGTTACTTATAACATTCTGATTAATGCGTATTGCCAAAGTGGAAATGTAAAGAAGGCTTTTGAGCTTCTTGATGAAATGTTAGTCGAGGAGATTCAACCTACTAGGGTTACATACTCATCTCTTATTTATGTGTTGAGCAAATCTAAGAGGATGAAGGAGGCAACTGATCTCTTTGAGAAGGTAACAAGAAAAGGTTTGACTCCGGACCTTGTGATGTTTAATACTCTGATAAATGGTCATTGTGTCAATGGGAAAATGGAGAAGGCTTTGTTAGTTTTGAGTGAGATGGATAGAAGAAAAGTTAATCCTGATGTAGTCACATACAATACATTAATGCAGGGACTTTGTCGGGTTGGTAAGGTTGAAGAAGCTCGAAAACTTGTTGATGAGATGAAGGGAAGGGGGATCTCGCCGGATCATGTTAGTTTTAATACTCTTATTAGTGGGTATAGCAAGAGAGGCGATATGAAGGATGCCTTTAAGGTTCGAGATGAAATGTTAGACATTGGATTTAATCCCACTCTTCTTACTTACAATGCCTTAATTCGAGGGTTGTGCAAGAATAAGGAAGGTGCCCTTGCTCAAGAACTTCTAAAAGAAATGGTTGGTAGAGGAATTACTCCCAATGACAGCACGTATTTCTATTTGGTCGATTCCATTGGGGATGTTGAAAACTTTCTTGAAAACAGCAGGCCACAACAAGTAAAAATTCAGTTTTGCAAAAATCAGGTGAAGGGATTAGGGCCTTACTCATGA